In Eucalyptus grandis isolate ANBG69807.140 chromosome 4, ASM1654582v1, whole genome shotgun sequence, the following proteins share a genomic window:
- the LOC120292941 gene encoding uncharacterized protein LOC120292941, with product MALAPATIANCNVTMGNMKFLKTPMGTLLLIELLVIFTAFLLLFLVTFGSWRRCCNDYKFRLAIFSAYTLSTPVLTYALGLMHDTPLHNELFPIWATFLMIGFGSADSISAYSLEDNERSKSYNWQFGLQMIWWCLLIDLYFRDKSNTGFATECLFIILSQTVDDRARAMMAASQQSLERSTKVIADHMRTEHESGGVSSEVDPVSMRGYTYLVRGEEERWVIGIVQAKQFIKSWIGKEEATPTPDYHMKLDQDKLVTIEKVWECEGRLISSRGGDPHNKLKDVCLSFALFKLLRLRYAGYSLPQEAYKKTRNLIHHGLLSQEDGYKRAFQVIEVELTFLFDFFYTKYGIIFHPGRLKLKFMEFVTVVLSIWAAISLLKQKPNNMCQLAKTPNGLSVDVLMTSVTIILFVILELMQFFFMGFSEWAKVIWICKYVEKKSWQENVWIERMIRAICGIRLLKPWEQRLHQYSFLESYFYKPSKLLNNEYMAAYFDQTRDGQRQSKPIKLHEEVKHAVFHALKWKYSTKLENGEASLRLNKVSDKLSWACQHETHTQLIIVWHIATSFCEHQKPVSSDSPELRELPEWKNFIVATSLSKYLAYLVVFAPRLLPDHPYVVEYMFNQAIIEARDFFKGCEELKDRVIKIELERQGNGSSVNEKTIIKQGAQLGNQLVNIIKDKEKIWTILADFWVELMLYVVPSDNAKAHAEHLARGGEFVTHLWALLSHAGIERDPLTKPRNALKRHNSF from the exons ATGGCGCTGGCACCGGCAACCATCGCAAACTGCAATGTCACGATGGGCAACATGAAGTTCCTGAAAACGCCCATGGGAACGCTCTTGCTGATTGAGCTCCTAGTCATCTTCACCGCGTTCTTGCTCCTCTTCCTCGTCACCTTCGGCTCGTGGCGACGTTGTTGCAACGACTACAAGTTCCGGCTCGCCATTTTCTCGGCCTACACTCTCTCAACCCCCGTACTCACCTACGCGCTAGGCCTCATGCACGATACTCCTTTGCACAACGAATTATTCCCCATCTGGGCAACGTTCCTGATGATTGGCTTCGGGAGCGCTGATTCTATCTCCGCATATAGTCTCGAGGACAACGAGCGGTCAAAGAGCTACAATTGGCAGTTCGGGCTCCAAATGATTTGGTGGTGCTTGTTGATAGACTTGTACTTCCGTGACAAGTCTAACACGGGGTTCGCGACCGAGTGCCTCTTCATCATCTTGTCCCAGACGGTCGATGACAGGGCTCGGGCCATGATGGCAGCGAGCCAGCAATCTTTGGAGAGGAGTACAAAAGTGATTGCTGATCATATGAGGACGGAGCACGAAAGTGGAGGCGTTTCAAGTGAAGTCGATCCGGTTAGCATGAGAGGGTATACGTATTTGGTGAGGGGTGAAGAGGAGAGATGGGTGATTGGCATTGTTCAAGCTAAGCAATTTATTAAGTCGTGGATCGGGAAGGAGGAGGCCACGCCGACACCGGACTACCACATGAAATTGGATCAAGACAAATTGGTCACTATTGAAAAG GTGTGGGAGTGTGAAGGGAGGCTCATAAGCTCACGAGGAGGAGACCCCCACAACAAGCTCAAAGACGTATGCCTGTCTTTTGCACTCTTCAAGCTCCTTCGTTTGAGATATGCTGGCTACTCATTGCCCCAAGAAGCTTACAAGAAGACAAGGAACTTGATTCACCATGGATTGCTCTCGCAAGAAGACGGTTACAAGCGAGCGTTTCAAGTCATCGAGGTTGAGCTCACGTTCCTTTTCGATTTTTTCTACACCAAGTACGGTATCATATTCCATCCCGGCAGGTTAAAGCTCAAATTTATGGAGTTTGTGACTGTCGTTTTGAGCATATGGGCTGCGATTTCACTCTTGAAGCAAAAACCTAATAATATGTGTCAACTGGCCAAGACGCCAAATGGGTTGAGTGTCGACGTACTCATGACTAGCGTGACAATAATCTTGTTTGTCATCTTGGAGCTCATGCAGTTCTTCTTCATGGGTTTCTCGGAATGGGCTAAAGTGATATGGATCTGCAAGTATGTGGAGAAGAAGTCATGGCAAGAGAATGTGTGGATTGAGAGGATGATTAGAGCGATATGTGGCATTCGGTTGCTGAAGCCTTGGGAACAAAGGCTTCATCAGTACTCATTCCTCGAGTCGTACTTCTATAAACCTTCCAAGTTATTGAACAATGAGTATATGGCGGCCTACTTTGATCAAACTAGGGATGGCCAGAGACAAAGCAAGCCAATCAAATTGCATGAAGAAGTGAAGCATGCAGTGTTTCATGCTCTGAAGTGGAAATACAGTACTAAATTGGAGAACGGAGAGGCCTCACTGAGATTGAACAAAGTGTCCGACAAGCTATCGTGGGCATGTCAGCATGAGACTCATACTCAGCTTATAATTGTGTGGCATATTGCCACTAGCTTTTGCGAGCACCAAAAGCCAGTTTCATCAGACTCGCCAGAGTTGCGCGAGTTGCCCGAGTGGAAAAACTTCATAGTGGCGACTAGCTTGTCCAAGTATCTGGCTTATTTGGTTGTTTTTGCTCCACGGCTATTGCCTGATCACCCTTACGTTGTAGAGTATATGTTCAATCAGGCAATCATCGAAGCCAGGGACTTCTTTAAAGGATGCGAGGAATTGAAGGACCGGGTTATAAAGATAGAGTTAGAGAGGCAGGGTAATGGCAGTTCTGTGAATGAAAAAACTATTATCAAACAGGGTGCTCAGCTCGGGAATCAGCTAGTGAATATTataaaagataaggaaaagattTGGACAATTCTAGCCGACTTTTGGGTTGAACTAATGTTGTATGTGGTGCCTTCAGACAATGCAAAAGCACATGCAGAGCATTTGGCTAGAGGAGGCGAGTTTGTTACTCACTTGTGGGCTTTGCTCTCTCATGCAGGGATCGAGAGAGATCCTCTTACTAAGCCACGTAATGCACTCAAGAGACACAATAGTTTTTAA